Part of the Chanos chanos chromosome 5, fChaCha1.1, whole genome shotgun sequence genome, GTATGTCATGGAActcaagtcaaacacacacactaacacacaagcacacacacacatacacacacacaaaaatcttcTCAAGGTACAAATTCCATTTAATGCTAAAACTTTATGCTTTCATGGGTGACAGTTGCACAATGgtcatatatatttttcctttaACACACCCCACTGATAGTGTCGTACTCTGGTTAGGCGGACACGCCCATGGCCCCTCTTCACCTATTTGCCCCAAAGACAGACACTTCGGAATCTGTGTGTAATTGGTGATAAGTTTGTGTCAGAGAAATAGGGACAGAGACAACCAAAACTTTACCTTGTCTTTAATTAGAATAGTCATGGTGTCACATCTGGCCCTAGGAGGAGGAAAAACCTCATGAAACTATGCTACTGGTACCCGTTTTGTAGCTCTGTCCTGGAGTACAAAGACACATGCTATAAATGTGATTTTCAATGCAAACATTCTGCGTCCAAACCATTGGCCATCTCAGACTGGCTTTGCATATGCAGATATGTGTAAATGTTGGTAGTGAATCTCCAGCAGTAGATATAGGACTCAGGGACACAGGCCTATGACTGTCAACCTCATCATCAGTGTTTACATCTGTGGTCAAATGTGTGAGTCTAATGAGTCATCCAGATTTTGAGAGGACCGTGTCATTGCTTTTTTATACAACTGTAGCCGCTTTATCGTGGTTTCATCTACACTTCCACATATTGACAGACACTCATCTGttttagtctgtttgtttgaattctGCTTTTAGTCTGTTGATTTAATCACTCTCAGGGTTATATATGTGCAAAACTCTACTGAGCTaagtacagtacagcacagtgacattttgcagtgttttaaccattcattcattcagagcGAGGTCTTTTTACAGACTCTCTCAGTATCCGTTCgatctttttgtctgtctttctgagcGGCTATCCTGAGGTAAAACCACAGATAAGGGAATACAGTAATGTTGGTTGAATGAACCACTTTTGAGGTTAGTCAACCACTTCTAGTTTGATTTTGAGGGATGGTCTGAAGTATTTCTCTGAATGATCTATTTGCTGCCAAGTGTCAGATTTCTGGTTAAGGGaacagtttgttgttgttgttgttgttgttgttgttgttgttgttgttgttgttgttgctgatgttgtttgTCATTGCTTTTTTGTCGTGGCTTCTGTATTTAACTGCTAGATAATCTGAATCTCTGAAGAGATGAAGTTACTCTCAACATCTTATGCAAAAACCACATGCTGTTAAGTTTGCACAAAACAACACTCAGTTTTGGtctctgacaaaaacaacaacaacaacaacaacaacaacaacaacaacaacaacaaatattaGTTCCTTTCCAGATTCAAAGACTTTTAAAGTAAGTTTTTATATTACGGGCCAACAATGGTGTACATCAAAAAATGTTAAGCACAGAACCATTACTTTCTTGAGAAGACTGTGATTTTTCGAAGTACCAGCAGATGGCGCACGATAACCATGATTAATTTAAGCCATGTCAGAATTTGATACGGTAGTCAATGGATTTGGAAACTTGCGATGTAAGAGTCATCAAGATTTTAAACGTGAGACTTTTGGAAAAACGACGAGGTATTGTTCAGTTCTGACGAGAAGATGAATTTTCAGTTTCAAATTCTATGTGCCTTGAAAGTCTGTTTGCAGAATTTAGAGCTACCTAGTTTTAGCTCCCCAAACATtcttgaatattttgaaaagtaaaCAACCATTGcaaactgagatttttttcGCCATGAAAGCAGTATCAGAATGAGGGGTATTTAGTACATCCTAGAGAGGTGAGTGAGTTTACCTGCCCCCATGTGGCAATGGTTGTCGGTTTATAGTTGTGTAAATGATGTGATGGTGCGggtaaatcattttaaaagcaaCACGACACTGTGCaattggttgtttgtttgttgagtgAGTTTGAAGATTAGTGTCAGATTAAGGTTTGCCAATATTTCTATGTAGTATAATTGTCTCTTTCATTCTAAGGACCTCTGGGTTGTGATGGAGGTCAAATGAGCAAAAGTACCTTTTACACCCAGCACTAGTGGATTTAAACTATTGTTTTCCGTTTAAACTGTGATGAATAAACAATATTCTCTCTTTGTATGTattgtaaatgaaaaatgtacagttttttttgtaagaGAACAGAGGACAACATCCTCAGTATTCAAAAGCATGGTATTTCCTGGGAATGGCAATATTTCAGTGGTTTCCAGTGATTTTAGAGGTCACCCTCAAGGttatccacacatacacacacaccaggcaaaAGCTTAAACTATTCTTTTCTCCCAAAagacttaagaaaaaaattttAAAGTTTAGTTTTAGAAGCTTTTTTGAGCAGAGGAGGCACACAAAAATGTTTGACTTTTGCAAGATTTATTTACATAGTcatgaatgctctctctctctctctctctctctctttctctttccctctctctgtcctctctctcctctcccctctctctctctctctgtgtgggacaggagaaaagaaacaacaattgcacatccacacaaacatttactaCTCCATCTCCTCCCACAATATATTCATAAGACAAACATCTTGATTAATtctacacacaaaacagatgcaAATGCAATAGCTTACACAATACCGGACAtacagaaaacagcacagtgtCTGAGGCCAGTTTGTACTCTTGAGTGAACATTAGTGCAAGTGTTCAATCGAAATCCAACTATGGCTTTGCAAAAAGACCAAATTTGGTTAATGCAGAAGCGAGCATTCAGAGGAGCGAAACTGTGGTAAATAACCGAGAACTTTGTGAGAACACGAAAATCTTTTATGTTTTCGTAATCATTTTGTGAATACTAGCAATCGACTAGGCTGGTCAGTCTTCCCTGAATCTTTTCTTAtatcttgttttctttgggCTTTGAGATGACAGTAACAGACGTGACAGAATGTGAAGTAATTTAACTCGGGCATCCCCGGGCGACGATAAGACTCGCCAGAACCAGTaattatttgtatgtgtgtgaggggaggcGGAGGGGTGTTCGATGGATGCATGCAGTTATGATCATTCGTGGTAAATTAACAAGTtcttttatataaatattaGTTATGACTGCCGAGCATGCACTTAGAAATATTCTCGATCACAGAACAGAAAGGATAAAGAACGTAGACAATAACGATATTTGTGCAGAGATTACACTGTCATCAggttaaacaaaaacagcctgTCACTTAGTGTAATCAAATATCAATTAATTCAGCTTTCTTGGTATGCCAAAAATACTTCTCCCCTATTCGCTTGCACTCGTGACGCACGCCTGTCTCGAGCGAATATGTAGGCTCACACTTACGCCTGGACTGTGCGCACGGATTGCCGGGAGTACACAGACTGGCACCAATTTTCAAGCTGTCACTTTACAGCTATGACTTTTGTGTAACTCAACACCAGGGTTCGGGGTCCAAAACGGATCCTGAGAGTTTTAGAAGGGAAAGGAAATCCAACCCCAGGAAcgggatctctctctctctctctctctctctctctctctctctctctctctctctctctctctctttctctctctctaaatgattTTAGGATTTTGCTGTGAAATAACAGTGGAGATCCATACAGGGAACAGCACCCAAGATGAGCTTGATGTCTGCCATAGACACCAGCGCCTCCGTTTATCAACCAGCCCAGCTTTTGAACTGGGTTTATCTTTCCTTACAAGAAACTCACAACACCAGCGCTTTCGAGGCGTTTAGACCCGAGTCCAACTCGTCCCAGTCGGATCTGAATTACAACAAGTCAACCGCTGCCGATGTGAATTCGCCACTCAACTCCAACTATCTCAACAACTTTTTGCAGCAGCAAAGGAATGAGGTTAGCGGCTTTTTGAATGCATTCACTATATAtctcgctccctctttctctctcaatataGCACAGCCAGCTGCTCGTTGAAATACAGGTAAATGCCATTTTTTTAGTGTCTTGCTTCTACAAAAGTCATTTTGCTGGCTCAGCTTTTGACGTGTAGCCTGGATTGGGGCAATCTTCAACTGTTACCTCGGTTTAGGTGTGAATAATTCGCTCTTAATGCTATCAGTACTATATGACATAATTGTATGAACAGCAACAACTTTACTATTACATTCTTACTAAGAACAGTTTCATTTATAATTTcatacttcacacacacacacacacacacacacacacatatatgtatgtatgtatgtgtgtgtgtgtgtgtgtgtgtgtgtgtgtgtgtatatatatatatatatatatatatatatatatatatatatatatgtgtgtgtgtgtgtgtgtgtgtgtgtgtgtgtgtatatatatatatatatatatttatatatacacatgtgtgtgtgaatgtgctcgGTGCTTCAtatacagactacagtaacagCACTCATTACAGACTTGAATATGCTCACCATCTACACTCCCACtagtctgtctgactgtttatAGCCGTATATCTTAAGTGCATGGGAGTGAATGAGTACTGTTTACAGAGTCTCTGTTGCGTTGTCAAACACTGGAGTGCGTTGCTGCGTCTGGGCACGGAACAGTGACTTCAGAAACCCAAAGCCAAAAAGGTTATGTGTTTGGCAATACTAACAGAAAATTTGCAGATGTGGTGAATTTAAGATTGTACAGTCGTTACTGCTGTTTGCTTAAATTTGTCAAAGATCCACATATGCATGAAGCCTTGTTTTTAATGTCTTGTCAAAATTAGTTAAATAGGGGACCATGGAAGCAAGTTTCCCATGAGGGCATGAAATATTTTCCCACTGGATAGATTCCTATGTGCATGAGTtggtctgtgagacagagagagagaaaccacttTTATCATATAAGTTCATTTTTATACATTCAGTTCTTTACGTTAAATGCACTGTCCCAAAGCATCTTGCTGAGTTTGGatgacacatttttgttttctggtgcCATATCCCTCCTCAAGGCCCCAGATAAGGAGCAGGTGTCAGTCAATGCCTCCTCTGGAGGGTGAACCagatttaaaaaaggaaaaaacacaaacaggcactCACACAACTTGTGTTCACAATCTGTTACAAAACAAACCGACTGATCAGaatatgtaaacaaaatgacagGACAAGAAGGCCAAACAAATCAATTGTCAGACTGAGTTTGGCCCaaagcattttaaatgtgttgtggATGTCATTTGAGAGAATAGAAACAGTGAGATAGATACTTTAAATCAAAGCCATTCATACCCCCCCCCACTGTGCTAACCATAATGAGCTAATGTGGCAAAGTGCACAACGCCCCAAAGCATGAGGTGTTAGTCTCTCTGGTACAGTTTCTCATCTGGTTGGATTTAAAGACCTTGTTTTTCcatattttattaaaacagtctgtttctATGCAAATTCTTCACACTAAGTTCGAGTTTCCGTGTTTactgtgattttgtttgtgaatgaCACAGAATTTTCTGGATTATTGTTAATCGAATTGGGCTTTGAccttatgtgtttgtttgtctccctcactctctggcCTAGAAAGTAAATTACACTTTGAACTTGGCAGAATAAAGATCTTTTAAGTCTTTAACCAGTGCTTAAAGACTAAAGTATGTGCGAAAGTGTAACAACAATACTGGAAGTGACTTTTGAGGTAGAAAATGAGCACTCAGTTAATATGAAAAAAACGATAATGTGTTATAAGACTTCACAACAAGTTCTGTGAACAAGAAAAACGTTGCTTTGCCTTTCCAGTGTGAAACCAGTTTGAACTGGAGTTAGGCACTTACAAACATGCTCTTATAACTTTCTGTCCTAAATTGCATTTCtaactgaaaatgtaacttTTGGTCTATCTTATCTAAATCTGTCAAATACTTTCAGAAGTTTTGCTTCTCAGAAGCAGTAAAATTCTTACATCGCTTGGCTGAGGTAattactgtgtgctgtgttgctaCTATAATGAGTCTTTGCTGAATCCAAACGCTTCTGCTCTTATTATATATCTGGACAATTATAATGAGAGTTATAATTTAATCTCCCAAGTTACTGGTTTAAatagaagaaaacacaaaccttAGGAACATTCAAGTAAAAAATATAAGCAGAAAAGCTTTTGCCAGGAAAGCTTCTTGGAGCTCAGATGAATCTGTTGTCTTTGcagatttgtgcattttttgaTCTATGACTCAGTAATTTAGACAAAATTTCTTCATCTATCCTGTCCTGTTCAGCTGTATATAACTTTGATCCAAAATCTTGTTGAGCACAAAACATGCACAGCCTTTTTGATTATTCAGACAGCAAACAGTCTTTCTCTTGcttgataaagagagagagagagagagagagagagagacagacagacagacagacagagagaggccctGTTTTAAGATGTTTAATTTGAATCTTGAGAGATGAAAAGGTAAAAAGATTTTGGAACCtttaacacacacgcatgcgcgcacacacacacacacagtactcttCTGTCTTAGCCTTGCTCTGTGTCCTTGGAGGGAGTCATTGTGGTACACTGGTGACTGAATAGACACTCCTTGTGTGATGATAgggtggcagtgtgtgtgtttacacgcCGTTTCCTGATGTCAGGGGGTGACCATGGAGGACGTGCAGGTAGGCAATGGCCCCTCGCTGAGTTTTGAGAAGCTTGAATGCAAGGTTTCAGCATGGCACAGTGCCTCGCTGCTCAATGAATTGTACAGCAAGCAAACCTTACAGAGCAACCAGCATGCATTTGACACAGGCCGGTGGAACTGGATGtagttaactaactcactaaaatgagagaaaaacccCTGAGAAAATAGTGCCTTTACATCCTTAGACTCTCTTTCATAGTCATTTGTGAAGAGGTGAGATTGTACATTTCTGCAGTTTCTTACTGCTGGCTGTAGATGTAATAATGGGTAAATTTGAACTGGAGAGAGATTTTAGGAGAAGTCAGTCAGAGAGTTAGAGGTGACTTGATCAGTGATGGAATGGTTGTCATATATCAGGCTGATGCAATTCAAGACAAGGTCATGGATGTTAACATAAACGTCCTGACTGTGTCCTTAAAGTGTTTTATCTACGTGAGCGATGATCGGGGTTCATTCGAAGTTCACAAGTTGAGTTTCTGCATTTCTACTTCAATGTGCTGTCTTTAATTATGAATGAGAGAACGTTTGCGTGTCCTGCTGGGACAAGGAAGTGCCAGTAAAGGCTGGAGAACTCCAACTAAAGCCACCTGCAGGTCAGCAGGTTTTTGTCTGTGCAGTTTGTCTGTGCTAAGAGAGCTAACATGCTTTGCCAGTGTAAAATTAGTCAGCAGATTTTGGCTTGAACATGGCTTCTtacttactctttctctctctctctttcacacacacacacacacacacacacacacacacacacacacacctctctgtggTGACTGACTTCTTACATATGGCGAAGCTCAGAGCAACAGCCgttgaaacaaacattttggaGAATAAATTGACTTGGAGTCCTCATTAGGCATTTGGAGACAACATCAAATGGTATATGGAAAAACAtttgtctctgcttttttttcctttccttttttttttttttggagaagatggaattctgaaatgtattttcctGATCGTTTTGGAACACGTACATGAGGAGTGTGTTGCAAAGATTTGACGTTGATTCCCCTATGCACTAAACCTGCAGATGTTTTTGCCCCCCCTGTGTTTTGGTTCTTGTTGTTCTGATTGTGGCCTGTCACACAGTATCCTAGTGGTACCACAGTACCCGTTACCATCAGTACAACAGCATTGTTTGTATCCTTcaaaacagtgagaaatgagaattggaaaaaaaaaagttgtgtgaCAATGGCTGGCAGTCTTCCCGAGGAAAATGAGCGTTTCCCTCGCACAAAGAGCACGAAACATCTGTGGATTGGGAATAATGCTCACTTCTGTTATGGAAAAGGCGGAAACTGGCAAAAAGCCAGTGAATCAAAAGATCCCTGACTTACAGACATTGTCACCAAGCTGTCAGTGTAGAAATGGTAAAAGACTGGACAGTGACTCACACCAAATGATGGCCTTCTTTGTGTTGACATGATAGTGCACTAGGAAACAAACAATCATTTTTCCAATGTGAGGAgagcactgcaaaaaaaaaaaaaaaaattcagaaatcaGTACCAAGTTGTTTTCAGATACAGATAAACCACGTTACACAACAGGTGTTGTATCCGCACCCAGAGCAAATTATATTTAACTGTGCCTAAACTTTGCAGAACTGGCCAAACAGAGTGTGTTAGGGACTGACCTGGAGTATTCTTAGTGTAAAAGATGACTCTTTTGCTCAGGGCTGCGTGTTTCTGCTGTGAATGGACATGTGTCACACAAGTTGATAAGTTGTCACATAAGTGTTGATTCTGTTACAGAGTGAAATTACAAAGTAAAAGTCAAAGGGGTCCAAAATATAAAGAGATGAATTATATTTAGACTTTATCTTTGACTTTATCTATATATCTTTATCTTCATAACATGAAGGTCTTGAACTTGATGTAAGCAAATGGAAATTGTTTTTCAAGAACTTTTGAATGCTTTCTACTCTGATtcttttcttggttttgttttcttacacaGGCCCTGACTAATGGCTTGTATAAAGGTTCCCCTCCTTATGGATCCCTCAACAACATAGTGGAGGGGTTAAACTCTCTAACAGACCACTTCTCTGACCTGTCGCTGTCATCTGAGCCACGCAAGCCCAGCAAGAGACCCCCACCCAACTATCTGTGTCACCTCTGCTTTAACAAAGGACACTACATTAAAGACTGCCCTCAGGTTAGGCCTTTGGAAAAACTATACtactgcccctctctctctctctctctctctctctctctctctctctctctctctctctccagttctcctTTTTGCTGTTTGGTAACCCcgtttttccctgtttttttttttttttaaatccttgtTTACACCTTGTTTACATAATATTAAACCTCATTTATTGCTTaacatgtttttaaagacaggaaacagatgaataatcagtgtaaagtaaaaaaagctttttctttATCGCACAAACCATTTGTCAAAGAGAAAAACTAGCATGTGGTTCCTAAGGTGGTTATTTAGAGTTGTGTCTTAAAAATAGCAGCCATGCACACAGATTGCATTCTATATAAATACTGAGCAGTGTGTAAGAATCATCTGTTATGTGAAAGACTGACCTCAGGCATTCCAATAATTACAGAATGGTATTGAGTCAAAATGTATGGTCAGCTAGAAAAACTGGCCAATGTCATGACTTTGTTTTATGGTGTTTCCGGTTAGCGTATTAACTGAATTATGATATTTCagttcattcgttcatttttcTGTGACAGGAgtacccccacccacccactcacccagCACCTGGTGTTTATTTAGCATTGCTTAGGTTCTCCATACAAACTGCATGAAGGATTAGGTCAGTGATTCTCTAGGCATGCAAAGATTGAACATTAGAAATACTGTATCAACTGCTGATAAGGGAGATCAATAGATCTGAATGGGCCTGTCTTCATTTACAGATGGACAGAAGTTTCAACTA contains:
- the LOC115813337 gene encoding zinc finger CCHC domain-containing protein 24-like, encoding MSLMSAIDTSASVYQPAQLLNWVYLSLQETHNTSAFEAFRPESNSSQSDLNYNKSTAADVNSPLNSNYLNNFLQQQRNEALTNGLYKGSPPYGSLNNIVEGLNSLTDHFSDLSLSSEPRKPSKRPPPNYLCHLCFNKGHYIKDCPQARPKGEGLTPYQGKKRCFGEYKCPKCKRKWMSGNSWANMGQECIKCHINVYPHKQRPLEKPDGLDVSDQSKEHPQHLCEKCKVLGYYCRRVQ